The nucleotide sequence ACATCCCTGGTCGCCGCGTCAGGCTGCGCCAGGTCCAGGATCTGCCCGACGAGGAAGATGCCGATCACCGCGCCGCAGAACCCGCCGATGTTGACCATGCCGGTCGCCGTCGAGATCCGGTGGCGGGGGTTGTAGTCGCGGGCGAGCATGAAGGCGACGGCCGACGTCGGGCCGCTGATCGACAGGACGATCACGACGAGCAGGACCACCGGGAACGGCGGTCTGCCCCCGGGCCAGGCGATCAGCACCAGCCAGCTCAGGATGGCCAGGCAGCAGACGAGGACCGCCATCGGGGTGCGGACCTCCGGCCGGCGGCCGACGATCTGTCCGACGGCGATGTTGGCCAGCACACCACCGAGGACCAGCACCAGCATCAGCGACGACGCCAGCGAGGTGGTGTATCCGAGCCCCTGCGTGAGGTAGGGGAAACCCCAGAGCGTCGCGAAGGTGGTCGGTCCGGCCATGCACGTGAAGTGGACCCAGAATCCCAGGCGTCCGGACGGCAGCCGCCAGGCGCTCTTCACCTCGGTCCAGACCCGCCGCCCGGCCACCGGACCGTGGGCGGCCCGTTCCTCGGCCGCCCGGAAGGGTGCAGCGGTCGCCGGGCGGAGCAGCAGGACTCCGTAGGCGACGGAGATTCCGCCGGCCACGGCGAAGGTGGTCTGCCACCCGAGCCCGTGCAGCAGACCGGTCAGCGGGAGGGTCGCGACGATGTTGCCGATCGACCCCGCCAGCCCCGTGAAGCTGGTCAGCACCGCGTAACGGCGGGCCGGGAACCAACCGGCCACCAACCGCAGCACCGAGATGTAGGTCATGGCGTCGCCGCAGCCGAGCACACCACGGGCCAGCAGCGCCGGCACGTAGCCGCCGACGAAGGCGAAGGCGAGCTGACCAACTCCCATGGTCAGGGTGGCGGCCAGCAGCATGCGGCGGGGACCGAAGCGATCGACCATGATCCCGGTCGGCACCTGCATCAGCGCGTACACGGCCAGCTGCAGCATGACGAACGACGACAGCTGCGCGGCCGTCAGATGCAGCCGCTCCGCCGCGAGCGGCCCGGCCACCCCGAGGGTGCTGCGGTGGAAGACGGCCAGGACGTAGACGCCGGCACCGATCCCCCAGACCAGCCAGGACTTGGCGGGTGCCCGGACCGGGTACGCGGCGACCGCCGACTCGGCGGGTGGGGCGACTTCGACTGACTGCACAACGGGCCTTTCGGGTCTTCGGTCGGTCACTGGTCGGTCGGTCACCGACCCGGTCGTCAGGGATCTGGTCGCCACCGATCCGGTGGTCACCGCTCGCCCGGTCGCCGGTCGGTCGGGTGGGGGTCCGTCGCTCATCTGTCGCTCATCAGGCGGGTGCCACCTAGACCAGCGATCTGGCCGCAGTGGCCAGGTGTTCGATCGTCAGTCGCACGGCGTCGGCGACGTCCTCCCGGGCGATCGCGTCCGCGATCGCCCGGTGATCGGCGATGGTCCTGCGCAGCCGGGCGGAGTCCGCGAAACCACCCTCGGCGAGCAGGTTGGCCGTTCCCATCCGCAGTTGCCGGTCGCGAAGCGAACCGTAGAGGCGGGACAGGATGCTGTTACCGGCCGACGCGACGATCCCGGCGTGGAAGTCGCGGTCGGCCGAGACGTAACCCGTCAGATCACCGGCTGCGGCCGCCTCCCCCAGGTCGGCCAGGGAGCGGGCCAGGGCCGGCGACAACATCGGGGCCCGGCCTGATTCGATGACGACGCGGATGCAGTGCGTCTCCACGAGTTCGCGGGTGGACAACACGTCACGCCACTCCTGGGCGCTGACCGGCAGCACGAGAGCTCCACGCTTGGGGAGCAGCCGCACCATGCCTTCGGACTCCAGCCTGAGCAGAGCCTCGCGCACCGGGGTCCTCGAGACACCCGTCTCGTCGGCGATCCGGCCTTCGGCCAACAGGTCGTTGTCGGCGTGACGTCGAGTCAGGATGCCGGCGCGGACATGCTGGTAGACCCGGTCCGCGGCGGAGGGATGGGCTGTTGCATCCATGATGTATCTATCATGGCCGACGATGGGGACCCGATCAAGTCACCGGCCCGCCGGTGTGTCCGGCGCTACAGCGCCAGCGCAGCCGTCAGCGCTTCGATGGTGGCCGCCGGTGTTCCGCGAAAGCCGAAGCCCGCGGCGCGGACGTGGCCGCCGCCGCCGAGCTCGGTCGCCACCGCAGCCACGTCGACCCCGGAGACGGCGGGCCCGCCGGCATGACCGCCGGGACGCGACCGCAGGGACACCTGCCACTGATCGGGACCGGTCTGCTTGAGCACGGCGGCCACCTGGGCCTGGGCGGCGGTCCGCAGGATGTCGATGACCGAGTCGAGTTCCTCCTGACGCATCCCGGCCGCGGCCTGCTGCGTGATGACCGTCGAGACCAGGCCACGCCCGCCGGCGGCCGACGGGTCGAGCACCGCAGCACCCAGAACGCCCGAGAGCATGTCGAGCCAACAGAACGGGTGCAGGTCGGTGATCGGCCGCATCAGTTCGTCGGGATTGACCCCGGCGTCCAGCAGACGGGCAGCCAGCCGGTGGGCCGAGGCGGACGCGAACCGGAAACCGACGGTGTCGGTGGCCAGGCCGGCGTAGATGTTGGCCGCCATGTCGCGGTCGATCGCGAGCCCGAGCCGGTCGAGGATCGCCGCGACCAGCACGGAGGTCGATTCGACACCGATCTCGACGAGGTGATGGCGGCCGAACCGGGTGTTCGAGGCATGGTGGTCGATCACCAGGCTGTCGGACGCGCTGTCCAACAGGGTCTGCAGCGAACCGAGGCGCTCCCGCGAGTTCACGTCGAGCGTGACCACCAGGTCCGGGTCGGACGGCACCTCCGCGGTGGCGCGGACCAGATGTTGCCCGGGCAGCCCCCGCAGGGATTCCGGCACCGCGGTGGGCTCGGAGAAGGCGACGCACACCTCGGTGCCGGCGGCCTCGAGACCAAGACCCAGCGCGAGTGCGCTGCCCAGGGCATCGGCGTCGGGCGAGATGTGCGCGAGCAGCACCACCGAGGCGGCCGACTCCAGCAACCGGCATGCCGTCGTGAGGTCGCTGGGCTCGCCGAGCTGACTGTCGGACCTCTGGACCGAACGTCGATGAGAGGAAGTGGTAGCCCTGGTCACCGACACCTCCTCCGCTGGATTCCCCTGCTGCACGACCGGGAACGGACGACCGACCCGATGTGCAACGTACCCCGTCAATTCTCGTTGTGGAGGCCCGAGCCGCGGCGGCTGGATACCTCCAACTCTTCGTCACGATCGGTCAACTCATCGTCATCGTCATCGTCGATGTCCGAGTCCTCCTCGGCGGTCCTCGGCACCTTGTAGGGGTCCGCGTCGCCGGCGTACTGCGCCCCGGCGGCCCGCGAGGCGACCTCGGCGTCCGACGCCTTCGCCGCCGCGATGAGATCGTCGATCCGGTGGGCGTTCTCCGGCACGGTGTCGAGCTTGAACGCCAGCGTCGGGGTGAACTTGATCCCCGTCTCCCGGCCGACCGCACTGCGCACGACACCAGTGGCGCTGGCCAGCGCCGCCGCGGTGGACGTCACGTCGTCATCGTTGCCATAGACGGTGTAGAACACCACGGCCTCCCGGAGGTCCGGGGTGACGGTCGCCGCGGTGATGGTGATCATCGCGAGACGCGGGTCCTTGACCCTCAGCTCCAGTTCGGTGGCCACGATGGCAACGATGCGTTTGGCCAGCCTGCGAGCCCTTGCCGAATCGGCCATCGGGCACTCTCCTTCTTAGAAATGACAATCGGCCACTACTCGTCGTCCTGGGCACCGATCACCCGGCGGCGAGCCTCCAGCAGTTCGATCTCGACCTCGCCCGCGACCTGGCGCTCGCAGGAGTCCAGGACCCGCTGCACCTGCGCATGGTCACCGGACACCGTGGCCACCCCGATCAACGCCCGGCGCAGTCGGTCGGTGTCGCCCGCCTCGGTCACCGAGACGTCGAGTCGACGCAGGCGCGCCAGGATCGGGCGGATCACCGCGCGCTTGTACTTCAGGGAATCGACCTGTCCCAGCAGGACATCGAGTTCCAGCACACCCACGTACACGACAGCCCTCCTCCTCTGCTGGGCCCTGGCCGGCGGTACCGGAGTACCGCCGGCCAGGAGCAATCAGATCAGGCGCGGGGCTTTTCCCGGATCTCGTAGGTCTCGATGGTGTCCTCGACCTCGATGTTGTTCCAGGTGCCGAGCCCGATACCGCACTCGAAACCCTCCCGGACCTCGGTGGCATCGTCCTTGAACCGCTTGAGCGAGTCGATCGTCAGGTTGTCGTTGATGACGACCCCGTTCCGCAACAGGCGGGCCTTCGCATTGCGCCGGATCTCGCCCGAACGCACGATGCTGCCGGCGATGTTGCCGAACTTGCTGGAGCGGAAGACTTCGCGGATTTCGGCGGTGCCGACCGCGACCTCTTCGAACTCCGGCTTGAGGAGACCCTTGAGAGCCGCCTCGATCTCGTCGATCGCCTGGTAGATCACCGTGTAGTACCGGATGTCGACGCCCTCGCGGTCCGCCAGGTCCTGCACTCCACGCACGGGCTTGACGTTGAAGCCGATGACGATCGCGTCGGTGATGACGGCCAGGTTGATGTCGTCCTGGGTGATGCCACCGACACCTCGGTGGACGACACGCAGGTTGACCTCCTCGCCGACGTCCAACTTGATCAGCGAGTCCTCGAGCGCCTCGACGGTGCCCGAGTTGTCACCCTTGATGATCAGCGTGAGCTGCTCGATCTTCTTCTCCGCCAGGGCGTCGTTGAAGGTCTCCAGGGTGACCCGGCGGCGGTTGGCGACCTGGGCCTTGCGGGTCCGGGCCTGCCGCCGCTCGGCGATCTGCCGGGCGACACGATCCTCTTCGACGACCATGAACGAGTCGCCGGCGCCAGGGACCGAGGTGAACCCGAGTACCTGGACCGGACGCGACGGGGTGGCCTCGGCGACGTTCTCGCCGTGGTCGCCCAGCATCGCCCTGACCCGGCCGTAGGCGTTTCCGGCCACGATCGAGTCACCGACCCGCAGCGTTCCGCGCTGGACCAGCACGGTGGCGACGGCGCCACGACCACGGTCGAGGTGAGCCTCGATGGCCACACCCTCCGCCTGCATGTCCGGGTTGGCCCGGAGATCCAGAGCGGCATCGGCGGTCAGCAGGACGGCTTCGAGCAGGCCGTCGATGTTGGTCCGCGCGCGGGCCGAGATCTCGACGAACATGGTGTCCCCGCCGTACTCCTCGGCGACCAGACCGTATTCGGTCAGCTGCTGCCGGATCTTGTCCGGGTTCGCGCCTTCCTTGTCGATCTTGTTGATGGCCACCACGATCGGGACCTCTGCGGCCTTCGCGTGGTTGATGGCCTCCACCGTCTGCGGCATGACGCCGTCGTCGGCCGCGACCACCAGCACCACGATGTCGGTGGACTTCGATCCACGGGCACGCATGGCGGTGAACGCCTCGTGACCCGGGGTGTCGATGAAGGTGATCAGACGCTCGACGTCGTTGAGATGCGTCGCGACCTGGTAGGCACCGATGTGCTGGGTGATGCCACCTGCTTCCTTCGCCACCACGTTGGTGCTGCGGATGGCGTCGAGGAGCTTGGTCTTGCCGTGATCGACGTGGCCCATGACGGTGACGACCGGCGGACGGATCTGGAGATCGTCCTCGCCGCCCTCGTTCTCGCCGTAGGACAGGTCGAAGGTGTCGAGCAGCTCGCGGTCCTCGTCCTCCGGGGAGACGATCTGGACCTTGTAGCCCATTTCGTCGCCGAGGAGCTCGAGGATGTCGTCCGAGACCGACTGGGTCGCGGTGACCATCTCGTTCAGGTGGAACAACGCCTGCACCATCGAGGCCGGGTTGGCGTCGATTTTGTCCGCGAAGTCGCTCAGCGAGGATCCGCGGGCCAACCGCACGATGGATCCGTTGCCGCGCGGCAGCGTGACGCCACCGATCGACGGAGCCTGCATGTTGTCGAATTCCTGACGGCGCTGCTTCTTGGACTTCCGGCCCTTGCGGACCTGTCCGCCCTGGCGCCCGAAGGCGCCGGGTGCTGCGCCACCACGGCCACGCG is from Nakamurella sp. PAMC28650 and encodes:
- a CDS encoding MFS transporter translates to MQSVEVAPPAESAVAAYPVRAPAKSWLVWGIGAGVYVLAVFHRSTLGVAGPLAAERLHLTAAQLSSFVMLQLAVYALMQVPTGIMVDRFGPRRMLLAATLTMGVGQLAFAFVGGYVPALLARGVLGCGDAMTYISVLRLVAGWFPARRYAVLTSFTGLAGSIGNIVATLPLTGLLHGLGWQTTFAVAGGISVAYGVLLLRPATAAPFRAAEERAAHGPVAGRRVWTEVKSAWRLPSGRLGFWVHFTCMAGPTTFATLWGFPYLTQGLGYTTSLASSLMLVLVLGGVLANIAVGQIVGRRPEVRTPMAVLVCCLAILSWLVLIAWPGGRPPFPVVLLVVIVLSISGPTSAVAFMLARDYNPRHRISTATGMVNIGGFCGAVIGIFLVGQILDLAQPDAATRDVEAYRFAFCALVVLTAIGLTRMLTWWLRTRAMVLMAAARGEDVPVHLRVHRWELVDEAELAAVAATAAAAAAAGPDHPSAAGTSTDDRS
- a CDS encoding GntR family transcriptional regulator, with the protein product MDATAHPSAADRVYQHVRAGILTRRHADNDLLAEGRIADETGVSRTPVREALLRLESEGMVRLLPKRGALVLPVSAQEWRDVLSTRELVETHCIRVVIESGRAPMLSPALARSLADLGEAAAAGDLTGYVSADRDFHAGIVASAGNSILSRLYGSLRDRQLRMGTANLLAEGGFADSARLRRTIADHRAIADAIAREDVADAVRLTIEHLATAARSLV
- the rbfA gene encoding 30S ribosome-binding factor RbfA codes for the protein MADSARARRLAKRIVAIVATELELRVKDPRLAMITITAATVTPDLREAVVFYTVYGNDDDVTSTAAALASATGVVRSAVGRETGIKFTPTLAFKLDTVPENAHRIDDLIAAAKASDAEVASRAAGAQYAGDADPYKVPRTAEEDSDIDDDDDDELTDRDEELEVSSRRGSGLHNEN
- a CDS encoding DUF503 domain-containing protein, with amino-acid sequence MYVGVLELDVLLGQVDSLKYKRAVIRPILARLRRLDVSVTEAGDTDRLRRALIGVATVSGDHAQVQRVLDSCERQVAGEVEIELLEARRRVIGAQDDE
- the infB gene encoding translation initiation factor IF-2; translated protein: MAGKARVHELAKELGKSSKEIISKLNEFGEFVKSASSTIEAPVVRKLRDAFPAGAPAAPVTNGGGTANGGTANGSTANGGHENGGSETTAPRTTAVRPGAPSPARPAPGVPSTPRVTPGTPVAPARGGVEAPAAAVTPSVVTPAPATTAPPAVPADRPAAAASVAPAPARPATPAAPVVQASSAGPEFSAPPTQPAPADAASTPVAPRPPRVQGGVPGAPRTPRMGNNPFRPSGASAPVRPGGVPGAPRPPQAAPGTRPGGAPGAGGPRPAPGGARPGVPGGAPRPGTPGGRPPAAGGPARPGAGGGAYRGGGPGGAPAGGGGYRGPGGGAPSGAPAGGGGGRPGGGARGRGGAAPGAFGRQGGQVRKGRKSKKQRRQEFDNMQAPSIGGVTLPRGNGSIVRLARGSSLSDFADKIDANPASMVQALFHLNEMVTATQSVSDDILELLGDEMGYKVQIVSPEDEDRELLDTFDLSYGENEGGEDDLQIRPPVVTVMGHVDHGKTKLLDAIRSTNVVAKEAGGITQHIGAYQVATHLNDVERLITFIDTPGHEAFTAMRARGSKSTDIVVLVVAADDGVMPQTVEAINHAKAAEVPIVVAINKIDKEGANPDKIRQQLTEYGLVAEEYGGDTMFVEISARARTNIDGLLEAVLLTADAALDLRANPDMQAEGVAIEAHLDRGRGAVATVLVQRGTLRVGDSIVAGNAYGRVRAMLGDHGENVAEATPSRPVQVLGFTSVPGAGDSFMVVEEDRVARQIAERRQARTRKAQVANRRRVTLETFNDALAEKKIEQLTLIIKGDNSGTVEALEDSLIKLDVGEEVNLRVVHRGVGGITQDDINLAVITDAIVIGFNVKPVRGVQDLADREGVDIRYYTVIYQAIDEIEAALKGLLKPEFEEVAVGTAEIREVFRSSKFGNIAGSIVRSGEIRRNAKARLLRNGVVINDNLTIDSLKRFKDDATEVREGFECGIGLGTWNNIEVEDTIETYEIREKPRA